Below is a genomic region from Panthera tigris isolate Pti1 chromosome E1, P.tigris_Pti1_mat1.1, whole genome shotgun sequence.
agacagatataaaaaaaaaaaaatgtatttacaataTCAAAAGACCAGAAGAGAACATAACACGCTCAATGAACAGGTGACCGGTACAGAACGTATGAGATATTTATATACTAGAATACGGCCTGGCCTTAATATCACGTTTCAAAGAATAATGAGAAGAATATACtcacaaaatattaaattacatggggcacgtgggtggctcaatcagttaagtgtccaattcttgatttcggctcaggtcatgatctcatggtttgtgagttcgagccctgcactgggctctgtgctgacagcatggagcctacttgggattctgtctccctctctctctgcccctcctctgcttgctctctatccccctcaaaaaaataaataaaaataaacctaaaaattttaaactaaaagagTATGTAAAGGATGagtctataaaattttttttttttaatttgtgggacacacacacacacacacacacatctgaaagaaaaccccaaaacagtGGTTATATTATTACTGGGGAGGGAAATTAGGGATGATTTTAATCTCCTGTTACTAGCAGCCCAGAGCATGTTAACTGATAAACCTGGATAACCGTCTCTCATTCTGAGCCAGTAAGATTCAGCTTACTTGCCACCTCTTTCAGGAAGCCCTCCAGCACTACTTTCCTTTCTCCCACATCATTCTAGGTGTTCCTCCTTGGAACTGAACTCTGAGCTGTCCTCTAGGATACTCTTTATCCCTGCATCGCACTCACTGATCTGATTCACCATCTCCCTGCTACACTTTGAACCTATAGTCAGAAGTGGGGGTGTTTCATTTTTGTGTCCCCAGTCTGTCCGGAATGGAACACATGTTCAAGCTAGAAAGCCGGACTCATGAACGAAACTGGCTGAGccaagcagtctctatgctcTGTGAATCGCAAGGTCGAGGGGAACAACGCTAAGAAGGATGAGCAAATACCGGGAAAGGACTGTGTCCTTACCTTGGCCAGCAGGCTTGAAACATGTTTAATTTCACCATGGGCCTTTAGCAATTCTTGCCTGAGCTCGGTGCAAGAGAGCTCCAGCTGATCCTTCTCAGCTCGAGCGACTCTCAACATCTCTTGAACTTCACGCGCCTCTGCCGTCTGCCCCACGGGACTGGTGTCCGTCGCTTTCTGCTGCTCACTCTCCAAATGCGCCTTCAAAGACCCATTTTCAATCTGCAGCCCTTCCAAGGTCGCCTTGCACTCCTCCAGAGTTTTGGCCATCACACCGTTATTACACCGCTCCCGTTCCAGAACCCCGGTCAGCTTTTCGTTCTCTTCCTTGAGGTGTTTAATCGCTTCCAAAGCTCCTTGgttctcctcctccaccttccgGAGGCTACAGGTCAGCTGCTGCTGGATGTTAAGCAGCTTCTCCCTTTCAAAGCGGCCCTGGTCAAGAATTTCTGCGCACTTCTGCTCCAGCTCCAGGATTTTGCCTTCTTGAACGGCGGCGGGCTCCTCGCTCTTTGCGCGCTCTTGCAGGAGGTTTATCAGCTTCTCGTTCTCCTGACTGAGCTGCGCGGCCCTCTCCCGGTGCTGGTGGAAAGAACTCTCCAGGATCGTCTTCTCGTCCAGCAGTTTCTCGTTTTCGGCCGTCAGCTCCTGAACCATCTGCTGCTGGTCCGACAACTCCTGCAGAGTAGCCTGCAGCTCCTCGGCCGTGCTGTGCTGGTTTTCCTCCATCTTCTGTATCTTCTCCGCGAGGGAGGCCAGGGACAGCTCGCTCACGTTGTTGGGGGAGCTGCCTGTCGTGGAGCACTTGGAGCTCTTAAGGGGGTTGCTGCTGGAGGACAGGGGCCTGGAGGGCGTGTCGGCCGTGATGTGCTCGAAATCCGAGGCATCTGGGGACAAAGAAGCTTTGGTGACGTCGCTGCTTGAAGAGCCTGATGTCCTTAACGCGTTCTCGTGTATGGGGTGCCGATAGGCATCGAGCTCGCCCGACAGCTGATTTCCGGGTGGGCTTCCGAAGCTGGACTCCTGAGTTACGGACGTTGGGCAGCTGCTCTCCCCCGTGTGACTAGCACCCCCCTCCGAATTTGGGGAATGCTCCAGATGAGTCAGTTTCTCCCTTAAGGCCCGGTTTTCCTCCTCCAGATCTGCAAGCTCCTTCTGAAAATTCTTGTTCTTCTCCTCAAGAGCTCTTAGCAAGGGTTCCGAGTCGCCTGGGGAGACGGGCGTTCCATCTGCATTTGCGTCGGAAGGCTCGGTTCCTTCAGTGCTCGGAGTCCTTTTCTCCTTACATTTCTTCAGCTCGCTTCGAAGCCTGTTAATTTCGCTGTCTTTCGCTTTGGCTTCTGC
It encodes:
- the SPECC1 gene encoding cytospin-B isoform X10, translated to MRSAAKAWSPVIKAGSHGADRARPLPAASSGMKSSKSSTSLAFESRLSKLKRASSEDMLNKPGSTAASGVVRLKKTSTAGAISELAESRLRSNPGAVTTAKRTGIPAPRELSVTVSRERTVPRGPSNPRKSVSSPTSSSTPTPTKHLRTTSARPKPENEGGEKAVLESQVRELLAEAKAKDSEINRLRSELKKCKEKRTPSTEGTEPSDANADGTPVSPGDSEPLLRALEEKNKNFQKELADLEEENRALREKLTHLEHSPNSEGGASHTGESSCPTSVTQESSFGSPPGNQLSGELDAYRHPIHENALRTSGSSSSDVTKASLSPDASDFEHITADTPSRPLSSSSNPLKSSKCSTTGSSPNNVSELSLASLAEKIQKMEENQHSTAEELQATLQELSDQQQMVQELTAENEKLLDEKTILESSFHQHRERAAQLSQENEKLINLLQERAKSEEPAAVQEGKILELEQKCAEILDQGRFEREKLLNIQQQLTCSLRKVEEENQGALEAIKHLKEENEKLTGVLERERCNNGVMAKTLEECKATLEGLQIENGSLKAHLESEQQKATDTSPVGQTAEAREVQEMLRVARAEKDQLELSCTELRQELLKAHGEIKHVSSLLAKVEKDYSYLKEICDRQAEQLSRTSLKLQEKASESDAEIKDMKETIFELEDQVEQHRAVKLHNNQLISELESNVMKLEEQKSDLERQLKTLTKQIKEETEEWRRFQADLQTAVVVANDIKCETQQELRAVKRRLLEEEEKNARLQKELGDMQGHGRPVNEESEPPEVDAPSRWHGVYVNRTSPTPSESATTVKSLIKSFDLGRPALIPDVPRSSSASTSVKLRLPPLAFLPSHES
- the SPECC1 gene encoding cytospin-B isoform X11 → MRSAAKAWSPVIKAGSHGADRARPLPAASSGMKSSKSSTSLAFESRLSKLKRASSEDMLNKPGSTAASGVVRLKKTSTAGAISELAESRLRSNPGAVTTAKRTGIPAPRELSVTVSRERTVPRGPSNPRKSVSSPTSSSTPTPTKHLRTTSARPKPENEGGEKAVLESQVRELLAEAKAKDSEINRLRSELKKCKEKRTPSTEGTEPSDANADGTPVSPGDSEPLLRALEEKNKNFQKELADLEEENRALREKLTHLEHSPNSEGGASHTGESSCPTSVTQESSFGSPPGNQLSGELDAYRHPIHENALRTSGSSSSDVTKASLSPDASDFEHITADTPSRPLSSSSNPLKSSKCSTTGSSPNNVSELSLASLAEKIQKMEENQHSTAEELQATLQELSDQQQMVQELTAENEKLLDEKTILESSFHQHRERAAQLSQENEKLINLLQERAKSEEPAAVQEGKILELEQKCAEILDQGRFEREKLLNIQQQLTCSLRKVEEENQGALEAIKHLKEENEKLTGVLERERCNNGVMAKTLEECKATLEGLQIENGSLKAHLESEQQKATDTSPVGQTAEAREVQEMLRVARAEKDQLELSCTELRQELLKAHGEIKHVSSLLAKVEKDYSYLKEICDRQAEQLSRTSLKLQEKASESDAEIKDMKETIFELEDQVEQHRAVKLHNNQLISELESNVMKLEEQKSDLERQLKTLTKQIKEETEEWRRFQADLQTAVVVANDIKCETQQELRAVKRRLLEEEEKNARLQKELGDMQGHGRLVTTEPRVSPWSLSASRAFAGRKTAQPLP
- the SPECC1 gene encoding cytospin-B isoform X12, whose product is MRSAAKAWSPVIKAGSHGADRARPLPAASSGMKSSKSSTSLAFESRLSKLKRASSEDMLNKPGSTAASGVVRLKKTSTAGAISELAESRLRSNPGAVTTAKRTGIPAPRELSVTVSRERTVPRGPSNPRKSVSSPTSSSTPTPTKHLRTTSARPKPENEGGEKAVLESQVRELLAEAKAKDSEINRLRSELKKCKEKRTPSTEGTEPSDANADGTPVSPGDSEPLLRALEEKNKNFQKELADLEEENRALREKLTHLEHSPNSEGGASHTGESSCPTSVTQESSFGSPPGNQLSGELDAYRHPIHENALRTSGSSSSDVTKASLSPDASDFEHITADTPSRPLSSSSNPLKSSKCSTTGSSPNNVSELSLASLAEKIQKMEENQHSTAEELQATLQELSDQQQMVQELTAENEKLLDEKTILESSFHQHRERAAQLSQENEKLINLLQERAKSEEPAAVQEGKILELEQKCAEILDQGRFEREKLLNIQQQLTCSLRKVEEENQGALEAIKHLKEENEKLTGVLERERCNNGVMAKTLEECKATLEGLQIENGSLKAHLESEQQKATDTSPVGQTAEAREVQEMLRVARAEKDQLELSCTELRQELLKAHGEIKHVSSLLAKVEKDYSYLKEICDRQAEQLSRTSLKLQEKASESDAEIKDMKETIFELEDQVEQHRAVKLHNNQLISELESNVMKLEEQKSDLERQLKTLTKQIKEETEEWRRFQADLQTAVVVANDIKCETQQELRAVKRRLLEEEEKNARLQKELGDMQGHGSSVVSVS
- the SPECC1 gene encoding cytospin-B isoform X9, with the translated sequence MRSAAKAWSPVIKAGSHGADRARPLPAASSGMKSSKSSTSLAFESRLSKLKRASSEDMLNKPGSTAASGVVRLKKTSTAGAISELAESRLRSNPGAVTTAKRTGIPAPRELSVTVSRERTVPRGPSNPRKSVSSPTSSSTPTPTKHLRTTSARPKPENEGGEKAVLESQVRELLAEAKAKDSEINRLRSELKKCKEKRTPSTEGTEPSDANADGTPVSPGDSEPLLRALEEKNKNFQKELADLEEENRALREKLTHLEHSPNSEGGASHTGESSCPTSVTQESSFGSPPGNQLSGELDAYRHPIHENALRTSGSSSSDVTKASLSPDASDFEHITADTPSRPLSSSSNPLKSSKCSTTGSSPNNVSELSLASLAEKIQKMEENQHSTAEELQATLQELSDQQQMVQELTAENEKLLDEKTILESSFHQHRERAAQLSQENEKLINLLQERAKSEEPAAVQEGKILELEQKCAEILDQGRFEREKLLNIQQQLTCSLRKVEEENQGALEAIKHLKEENEKLTGVLERERCNNGVMAKTLEECKATLEGLQIENGSLKAHLESEQQKATDTSPVGQTAEAREVQEMLRVARAEKDQLELSCTELRQELLKAHGEIKHVSSLLAKVEKDYSYLKEICDRQAEQLSRTSLKLQEKASESDAEIKDMKETIFELEDQVEQHRAVKLHNNQLISELESNVMKLEEQKSDLERQLKTLTKQIKEETEEWRRFQADLQTAVVVANDIKCETQQELRAVKRRLLEEEEKNARLQKELGDMQGHGRPVNEESEPPEVDAPSRWHGVYVNRTSPTPSESATTVKSLIKSFDLGRPGGTGQNISVHKTPRSPLSGIPVRTTPAAAVSPMQRHSTYSSVRPASKGVTQHLDLPELPLSVENPKCFV